One region of Simkaniaceae bacterium genomic DNA includes:
- a CDS encoding AMP-binding protein codes for MQCLVKQWTKMTPHAPAIRHQNKTLSYSELDQLIEKKVTSLSSQSHQNIPTIVAHPTIDTLVMIFACRRLGLPLSLLNPHENQSPLPLSTFDFNSHSNPSDLPFLLFKTSGSMANPKIAVLSYANFFYSAKGFIERFSLTSKTSWYLSLPLFHVAGVCAAFRVFYVGATLILPTSKDHLINDLQEQLPTWTSMVPTQLYRILSCAKSDKNLSQIHFMVGGSKIGSDLLLQAKKNNLKIYLTYGMTEMASSIAMGYYCIGKVLPYRNICIDEKGHICVGGETLFLGYIIDKKFTPTPLTHQNCFITSDLGSLLPDQSLIVHGRSDRVIIKGGENISLEEIEDAIYTVPGVISAKVIGKEHPEYGEIPIAFIESHPFDLHSLRSLIEKVLPPFKRPHQILPMPSYEGIKVRSSDLPTGSV; via the coding sequence ATGCAGTGCCTTGTTAAGCAATGGACAAAAATGACCCCTCATGCTCCTGCTATTCGACATCAAAATAAGACTCTCTCTTATTCAGAACTCGACCAATTGATTGAAAAAAAAGTCACATCCCTCTCTTCTCAATCTCATCAAAATATCCCGACCATTGTAGCCCATCCTACGATCGATACGCTCGTCATGATTTTTGCTTGCAGGCGACTGGGTCTTCCTCTTTCACTTCTTAACCCCCATGAGAATCAATCACCCCTTCCCCTCTCAACCTTTGACTTTAACTCACATAGCAACCCATCGGATCTTCCCTTTTTACTTTTTAAAACATCGGGATCAATGGCCAACCCAAAAATTGCCGTTCTTTCTTATGCTAATTTTTTTTATAGCGCTAAGGGCTTTATTGAGCGCTTCTCATTGACATCCAAAACGAGCTGGTACCTCTCTCTCCCCCTCTTTCACGTAGCCGGTGTTTGCGCAGCCTTTCGAGTATTTTATGTAGGAGCAACACTCATATTGCCAACATCTAAAGATCATCTCATCAATGACCTTCAAGAGCAATTGCCTACTTGGACTTCAATGGTTCCCACTCAACTCTACCGCATTCTCTCATGTGCCAAATCCGATAAAAACCTCTCTCAGATCCACTTTATGGTTGGAGGAAGTAAAATAGGCTCCGACCTACTTCTGCAGGCAAAAAAAAACAACCTGAAGATCTATTTAACTTATGGCATGACAGAAATGGCCTCTTCCATTGCCATGGGCTATTATTGTATTGGAAAAGTGCTCCCTTACCGCAACATTTGTATAGATGAAAAGGGGCATATTTGTGTCGGAGGAGAAACCCTTTTTCTCGGTTATATCATCGATAAAAAATTTACCCCTACGCCCTTGACACATCAAAATTGTTTCATCACATCAGATCTTGGAAGCCTATTACCCGATCAAAGCCTGATTGTGCATGGGCGGAGCGATCGAGTCATTATTAAAGGGGGAGAAAATATATCCTTAGAGGAAATTGAGGATGCAATTTATACGGTTCCGGGAGTTATTTCTGCTAAAGTCATTGGTAAAGAGCATCCGGAATACGGTGAAATCCCCATTGCTTTTATTGAAAGCCACCCCTTTGATCTACATTCATTAAGAAGTCTGATTGAAAAGGTACTGCCGCCTTTTAAACGGCCCCATCAAATCCTACCTATGCCTTCTTATGAGGGGATTAAGGTGCGCTCTTCAGATCTTCCCACCGGTAGCGTTTGA